tttttaattgggtgAACTTTTGAGTCATACGTACTTGGGTTGCTTTTGCGTAGCCATTCTATAACTTCACTGCCAAGAGTATTTTGGTAAAATTCAGATTTGCTGGAGCTTAGTCTACTAAAGAAGCAAGCATTAAGTGCAGTAGTATTATACCACTTTACTGAAAAATTACcttgttttgactttttctaAATATGGTTGTTGTCACATCTTATGATAATTTTGGAACTTTTGCTTCTCTTttattaaacttgatttttgtgTCTTGTCTTCACTTGTAAATTGTTTGTATGATGTAATCTTAGTTTTGTGCTAGTTGAAGACAAATGCATGTCACGTGTGAGTGGCAAATCTTAGCGTGGCTTGTTGGATAAAACTTGCCTTCCCATTCCTTGTTCACTCCTTCGTGCTCTCAGGCCTTCTGGCATGAAATTTTAGCTCCCTTGGCTCTAGTTCTTCTGACAAAGCTCCTCCTTGAATCACAACCGATTCTCATCCTCATTATCCCCTAGCAAATCAATGTCATACGATCCTGCCCTCGTAGGGTGATGTGTTACCTCCAATGTAATCCTCCCTGGTTTGGTGTATAATTGCAttctcttatctttcttctGTTGTTACATGCTGTTGTTAGTTTTCATTGTTGCAAGTTTGAGTAGTTGACTATTGCCTAGTTTAACTGCAAATTGTTACATGAAGTAATTATAATGTGTAGCACTTTCCTCACCGACTCTTAACCTTGCTTTATCAAAATTGTTGTCATTCCAGTGTCAGGGTCCTAGCATTTCTTATCGAGTTTAGGTTAATAAATGAAATTGCAATCTACTTCCTTGCCCTCGCATTATTCTGCTGACATTTTTTCCAATGTGCAAATCAGGATCACCAAACTAAGGTCGACTTCATATTGATATCCCGTTCTCGCAGAGATGACAAATCTGCAATTGATCTTTTCTCTCATCATGCATGTGATTGCAGGCAAGTTCCTTTGATAAAGATTATGTCATTTTCAACAATTAGTTCTTAAGCATCCATGTTATTGTTAACGTATTTGCCATTGTTGATTTTACAAGCACCTATTTCATGCGATTAAAATTATTTGTATTCTCCTAATCGTCCGTGTTCACTTATACAGTGTTGCGAGCTCAAGTCCTATATGGTGGCTAATAGAAGGCCCTGGAACTGTGACACATAATTTTGCTGTTGATTTTTGcgagataaaattgaaaatgattatcCACAATTCCTCCAACGTCACTACATCTGTTCACATCAGCACATTTGACTCAGCCCCCAATATCAATTCGTCGAGTACTGGTGCTTCTGTTTCTTCTGTAAATGAAGCAGGATGGCGTGATATATCTGTGCTTAACGACATTAAATTTACATCTGATGTCGCTGGAAGTCATGCTGGGAAGTTGCTCTCACCATTACCCGTTCCTCCTTTCATTTGGTCTGGTACAAGTTCCAATCGTGTCACACTCGAGCCACTGTCTTCTGCTGAAGTGGCTCTCCACATTTGTGTCTTCTCTCCTGGGACATATGATGTATCAAACTACTCTCTGCACTGGAGTCTTTTAAGCTCTGGTGTAGAAGACAAAGGGCCTGGTTTGAGACTGTCATCCGGGACATGCCAAGGTCATCCATACCACGTAACAGTGTTGCAGCAGGATTGAGCCTTTTGCGGCGAGTTCCCACAGAAACATAGTATGAGAGTTTCTGCAGAGTTCCATACCTttgtaaaatataaattcattGCGTTGTGTAACTACATAGGGGTACAACAGAGACGAAAACAATTTGCCCACCGAGCAAACGGTAGGCGGTGGAATCTTCATAATCTGTGAATTGTGTTTCAGAGCGGGAATTTCATTTTGTTAGTTATAGGTAACCAACCACACGACAATAATTCCCTGTATTTATATGAAATTCTTTTACAGGaaattgatgttatttttcctcccttttttggcctttttggtGACAGGtaaacattttattttattgtttttgtaCAAAAAGGCAAACACATTTtcaaaactaaggaaaatttgGTTCTGATTTGAAGGACTAATTTTGTTGATAGCAgtcaattaaatttaaatccGGTAGCAGATGGTAGTACGTAGGTAAGATAATTGTTGAACAGAAACAAAGCGCGCGATTCGATGTTATGGTTAGAGCTGATACAGCATGCTACGTAGACGATGCAATGGTCCTGTGGCGGATGCCTCTGCAGAAAGTTTAGAGAAAATGAAGTCCTGAATTCAGAGTGAGTAAGGCTGATGGTCACCACCAAGCCTTTAAGGCTTTGGTGGGGGTGGGAGACCAAGTTGCCACAGTTGTGGTTTTTCAAAATTCAGATGGATGCGCGGTGCACCCGTTTGATTCGGTGGTGGTTCTGTCTCCATCAATCCCTCATAGGTCCAATTGGATTTCCCCGTAGTTAAAGTAGAATAGAGTAGGATTAGGATTAGGAGTAGAATTgacgattgacaaaaaaaaaattcagagtGAGTATAAAAGTATCAAAAACAATTACGAGTCCAGGAAAACAGCACCAAAGACAAAACTACATCCACCTCCCTCTAATTACAACCCGCGTCAGCGGGTATGGTAAGACTTCACCTAATTTAGACTCTTTCAAAAGAATTAAACATATCCAAGAGGACCGAGACGCCccagaaagaaggaaaaaaaaacactaacATAAAAGAACGTTGAATCTGAAATAAACAAGAAGCAAATGGATCGGTAACATATAAATAATGGCTCTGACCATATAAATAATGGCAAGGAGGATTAAAAAAACAAGAACTTTTTGACTGCTTCTTCTCGTTACTTCCATGGCCGGATGGAAAGCACAAcgatgaggatgatgatgagcAGAAGGACGATCCCAATACAAGTCCACTTTCTGGTATTCTTCTGATGCTTCCTAGCCACCTGCAGCTGCTGTGTTCCGCCTCTAACAAAAGAACTGGCCCTTTGAACCTGACTCTCAATATCATCAAGTTGCTCCCCCTGAGTCTCCACCAAAACAGCCATGTCCAGAAACACCTGATGCAACTCTTTCAAATTCTTCTCAATCTCCTTCACTGCATCGTGCCTCTCCTGAATTTCCATGATGGTGTCCATCACCTGACCCCTCCCCTGCTGCTGTATTGCCTTCTGCAAGAATGTCTCACTCTGCCCCGTTGAGATTAACGAATCCAAAACAGCTTCATCAGGGTTCTCCCCAGTCACCGTGTAATACCTCCTCTGGACAGTTTCCCTGTACTCCCCGGCCATCTTCTGCCGCAAGTCGCTGAACTGGTTCATTTGATCCTGAAGCTTTTTCCTCAGGCCGTTGACAACTGAGGTCCTCGTGCGATCAGAGGAGCTCCCGGGGCCGCAGCCCGGGATGCTACGGTTGGCGGCGTTGGACCTGTCCAAGGCCTCCAACCGTACCTTGATGAACTTGGCCTTCTTTAAGGATAAAGAAACGTCGCTGTCCATCTTGGTTCGGAGTTCCTTAACGGCTTTGGCGTTGTGGAGGGTCTTGCTCTGTTCGTTGGAGCTGTGAAGCTGGCTGTAGAGGGTCTCCAGATCCCTCAACTCATCCTTGATTGCCTCGACATCTTCGAAAAACTTGTCCAGGTTGACTCCGCCCGTGTTGTTGGTCATTTCGATGCTGTGGGAATCCGGGGACTGATCCTGGCTGCGAAACCGCGAGAATGATCCGGAGAAAAGATCGTTCATATTGGCTAACTTTTCTTTTAGTAGTCTAACCTTTTAATGATGAAGTAATGGGTGAATCCGGTGGCGACTTGACAGGGGTAGGTGAGCGAGCGTATGGGGCCCTGGCCCTGATCTTTATGTAGTGGTGCCGGACAAGCAGATAAAAATGGATGATACTTTAAAGCAAGGGAAAAAGTTTATGGGAACTTATGATTATCTTTTGGATGGAAAACGTTGGAACTGAAAATCGAAGGAAAAAAGAGGAGAGGAAGGAGAGTTTTTGAGAAGGGAGATAGCGGGGAGCTTTATTCTTGAAAGGCTGCCCGGCTGCTGTCTGCACCGGAGAATGGTAAtaagaaaagaagagacttgTCAAATTGGGCCACTTTTGTTTCGCGTTGAACTACTCTAGTCCATGGGGAAAGAAGAGAGGGAAAAGTCAACTGATGCTTatgttttgggattttttttttccttcttcttctttggaaGACGGCTGATAGGGAATGGCGAAATAGAATGGAAAGTGGGAAGGGATAATTGGAGAAATGGTcacacaaatatttttttttttttgtacgtACAACTTCAAACTAGTCCTTAATGCcacccttttttattttttgattggaaaaaaaaaaaagtccttaATGCCATCTTAAAAAATAAGAATTGGTCAAAGCTTTTAGTAGTCACCAGGAAAGGCAGAATTGAGGGAGATTTAGGCACTACCAGACTACCGGTACCAGACACGGATTTTACAAAATCCGTGTAAAACGTTTATTCTAGAACTGGAAGTAGTTCGGAACGCGCTGTGCCTCTCTAAAAAGTGATTTACTTCTTAATGGCTAAGCATAATTAGTAGTTAAGCTTCAAAGGGCGAAACTTCAAAGAAAGAACTGATCCTGATGTCATGGAATTGTacagttttagacaaacaccaaaaaaaatttacttgtcaAACCGGCGATGGATACCGACTGTATATACCTGATCAAGAGGCCTGGTTGTGGATATAATCATTTTGCCCAGTTAATAAAGCAGATGAAAACAGGTCAAGATTTCAAAAGGTGGATGTTGTTATCCTGTGGTTCGATTCTTGGGTAGAACAGAAAAGTGGATATTCGTCATGTAACGCGCAAAATTAAGCCACAAGGTCATAGCAAAAAGATATGTGACAGGAGCTTCCCATTAGTAAAATATAACTTCACCAATTGTTTACACAGAAGTATAGGTTCAACTTTACGGCTGATTACCTTACTCCAAACTAATCGGTTGGGACAATCACGGGATCATGTTTTGCTGTTGGGTAGTTATGTTCCGGGATTGTGTTTACATGTGTGCCGTTGCTTTTGAATGGGGTAAAACGGAAGGTTAAATTTTGTGGTTTGAGAATTTATGTTCGGGTATCATCCTCTTATGGAGGAAAAGTAGTATACAGATATCCGAAGGAACCATTTTGACATACTATACAAGATCAAGAAGCAGCTGTATCCATGTTTTCCAAAATCAACTTGAAATTACCATGATGATAcacaaaagaaagacaaaatttaaaaatttttccgtTCAAAATCATGAGAATCATAGTAAACATCATGTTAAAAGAGATGATTAATCTGTATTGCTGAATCGTTTAATCATTAGTGTAGATTTGTTGCTTATTTGTATTACCAAGTTTATTAAATGTGAATTTTTTGAGTGATTAAATGTGTGTATTAATtatttctaacttttaattgttttcattcttttactaatacGACTTATATACATGCATAGGAGGTATTTATAGAATAAAAGTTTTATCCCTCTCCTTAAGCTACTTTTTTAATACTACTTTTTTAAAT
The Coffea arabica cultivar ET-39 chromosome 6c, Coffea Arabica ET-39 HiFi, whole genome shotgun sequence genome window above contains:
- the LOC113691528 gene encoding syntaxin-121-like, which encodes MNDLFSGSFSRFRSQDQSPDSHSIEMTNNTGGVNLDKFFEDVEAIKDELRDLETLYSQLHSSNEQSKTLHNAKAVKELRTKMDSDVSLSLKKAKFIKVRLEALDRSNAANRSIPGCGPGSSSDRTRTSVVNGLRKKLQDQMNQFSDLRQKMAGEYRETVQRRYYTVTGENPDEAVLDSLISTGQSETFLQKAIQQQGRGQVMDTIMEIQERHDAVKEIEKNLKELHQVFLDMAVLVETQGEQLDDIESQVQRASSFVRGGTQQLQVARKHQKNTRKWTCIGIVLLLIIILIVVLSIRPWK